Proteins from one Ranitomeya variabilis isolate aRanVar5 chromosome 1, aRanVar5.hap1, whole genome shotgun sequence genomic window:
- the SMIM18 gene encoding small integral membrane protein 18 has translation MSSLGSWKNETSLTQQQVGFQVQKIYPFHDGWNTACFVILVLFILTVLSLVLLAFLYEMLDCCCCAKHKTVKDLENEPNPVRALMSGMKKRKTEVV, from the coding sequence ATGTCATCTCTTGGCTCCTGGAAAAATGAGACAAGCCTGACCCAGCAGCAAGTTGGGTTCCAGGTTCAGAAGATCTACCCATTCCACGATGGCTGGAACACCGCGTGTTTTGTAATCCTGGTGCTGTTCATCCTGACTGTACTGTCCCTTGTCCTGCTGGCATTCCTTTATGAAATGCTGGACTGCTGCTGTTGTGCCAAACACAAGACAGTCAAAGATCTGGAGAATGAACCAAACCCAGTCAGAGCCCTAATGAGCGGCATGAAGAAGCGAAAAACCGAAGTTGTGTAG